In one Aerosakkonema funiforme FACHB-1375 genomic region, the following are encoded:
- the fraC gene encoding filament integrity protein FraC yields MFAVVLPLRAIMFQVLFLSIAIAVESFVLQKRLGLSRRVSIDYATSVNLLSTIFGWLIFFFLEPLLPQLLQKQLINFILFGNFFTPSFFLSSSIYFNSTFLAFLVFLLTFLIEFICFNLLIELNKILRSNLSNKTDFESDITNLKVIEPNSLFLANACSQSLILFLCFFIQIL; encoded by the coding sequence ATGTTTGCAGTTGTTTTGCCTTTGCGGGCGATTATGTTCCAAGTTCTGTTTTTGTCGATCGCGATCGCTGTAGAATCATTCGTTTTGCAGAAAAGGCTCGGTTTATCCCGTAGAGTTAGCATAGATTATGCAACATCTGTTAATTTATTGTCCACTATATTCGGCTGGCTGATTTTCTTTTTTTTGGAACCATTGCTACCTCAATTATTACAAAAACAATTAATCAATTTTATCTTGTTTGGTAATTTTTTCACACCATCATTTTTTCTCTCTAGCAGCATTTACTTTAATAGCACATTTTTGGCTTTTTTAGTGTTTTTATTAACTTTCTTAATTGAGTTTATTTGTTTTAATTTATTAATAGAACTAAATAAAATACTGAGGAGTAACCTCTCAAACAAAACAGATTTTGAATCAGATATTACCAACCTTAAAGTCATTGAACCTAATAGTCTCTTCTTAGCCAATGCTTGCAGCCAAAGCCTTATACTTTTTCTTTGTTTTTTTATCCAAATCCTCTAG